The Aspergillus luchuensis IFO 4308 DNA, chromosome 7, nearly complete sequence genome has a segment encoding these proteins:
- the mdr1 gene encoding ABC multidrug transporter Mdr1 (COG:Q;~EggNog:ENOG410PGKJ;~InterPro:IPR017871,IPR027417,IPR003593,IPR039421, IPR011527,IPR003439,IPR036640;~PFAM:PF00005,PF00664;~TransMembrane:12 (i112-145o165-186i238-256o262-285i343-364o376-396i783-806o826-854i905-925o931-951i1013-1033o1045-1068i);~go_component: GO:0016021 - integral component of membrane [Evidence IEA];~go_function: GO:0005524 - ATP binding [Evidence IEA];~go_function: GO:0016887 - ATPase activity [Evidence IEA];~go_function: GO:0042626 - ATPase-coupled transmembrane transporter activity [Evidence IEA];~go_process: GO:0055085 - transmembrane transport [Evidence IEA]) — protein sequence MSHPENEHVSAETSPNDVELTAMDGARPSSAEQRKSSGQSSITSTTMVPAGEKGPASQPSTGNQLARADDSDALYAHLPEHEKQILKMQLDADDVNVSFFGLFRYASRMDLAIMFVSAICAIVAGAALPLFTILFGSLASAFRGIALYEISYHDFYHQLTKNVLYFVYLGIAEFVTVYISTVGFIYTGEHVTQKIREHYLESILRQNMGYFDKLGAGEVTTRITADTNLIQDGVSEKVGLTLTAIATFVTAFIVAYIKYWKLALICTSTIVALVLLMGGGSRFIVKNSKQALQSAGAGGTVAEEVISSIRNATAFGTQDKLAKQYETHLAEAEKWGIKTQVTLGFMIGGMFGIMFSNYGLGFWMGSRFLTDGEVNVGQVLTVLMAILIGSFSLGNVSPNAQAFTNAVAAAVKIYGTIDRPSPLDPYSEEGEKLEHFEGNIEFRDIKHIYPSRPEVTVMDGVSLSMPAGKTTALVGPSGSGKSTVVGLVERFYFPVGGSVLLDGHDISTLNLRWLRQQISLVSQEPVLFGTTIYHNIRYGLIGTKFEQESEEKIRELIENAARMANAHDFITALPEGYETNVGQRGFLLSGGQKQRIAIARAIVSDPKILLLDEATSALDTKSEGVVQAALDRAAEGRTTIVIAHRLSTIKTAHNIVVMVNGKIVEQGNHNELVSRKGTYHSLVEAQRINEEKDAEALAADEDVDEEDFSKQEIARIKSASSGSGSLDDEDEKSFAGNGLNRSGTHKSISSAILSKREPEVARKYSLWTLVKFIASFNRPELKYMLIGLVFAVLSGGGQPTQAVLYAKAISTLSLPTSEAAKIRHDGAFWALMFFVVGIAQFINLSINGAAFAVCSERLIRRARSMAFRSILRQDITFFDREENSTGALTSFLSTETKHLSGVSGATLGTILMTSTTLGAAMIISLSIGWKLALVCISVVPVLLGCGFYRFYMLARFQQRSKTAYEGSASYACEATSAIRTVASLTREQDVWAMYHSQLEDQGRKSLISVLKSSILYACSQALVFFCVALGFWYGGTLLGHHEYSVFRFFVCFSEILFGAQSAGTVFSFSPDMGKAKNAAAEFRRLFDRKPEIDTWSEEGEQLESVEGEIEFKNVHFRYPTRAEQPVLRGLNLTVKPGQYIALVGPSGCGKSTTIALLERFYDAISGKVLIDGKDITQINVNSYRSFLSLVSQEPTLYQGTIKENILLGVRGEDVTEEQLVKACKDANIYDFIMSLPEGFNTVVGSKGGMLSGGQKQRVAIARALIRDPRVLLLDEATSALDSESEKVVQAALDAAAKGRTTIAVAHRLSTIQKADIIYVFDQGKIVESGTHQELIRIKGRYYELVNLQSLDGGH from the exons ATCCTCTTCGGTTCCCTGGCCTCAGCTTTCCGAGGCATAGCCTTGTATGAAATCTCGTACCACGACTTCTACCACCAGTTAACGAAAAATGTTCTCTATTTTGTTTATCTCGGCATTGCAGAGTTCGTCACCGTATACATCTCCACTGTCGGCTTCATCTACACTGGTGAACATGTCACCCAAAAGATTCGCGAACACTACCTTGAGTCGATCTTGAGACAAAACATGGGTTACTTCGATAAGCTGGGTGCCGGTGAAGTGACTACGCGCATTACGGCCGACACGAACCTCATCCAAGACGGTGTCTCGGAAAAGGTTGGACTGACATTGACTGCCATCGCCACGTTTGTCACTGCCTTTATTGTCGCTTATATCAAATATTGGAAGCTGGCCCTGATTTGCACTTCGACCATTGTGGCGTTGGTTCTGCTTATGGGAGGTGGATCTCGGTTCATTGTCAAGAACAGCAAGCAGGCTCTGCAGAGCGCCGGTGCCGGTGGTACTGTAGCGGAGGAAGTTATCAGCTCCATCCGCAATGCAACTGCTTTCGGAACTCAGGACAAGCTCGCAAAGCAATATGAAACTCACTTGGCCGAGGCTGAGAAGTGGGGCATTAAGACCCAAGTAACCCTTGGTTTCATGATTGGTGGCATGTTCGGTATTATGTTCTCCAACTATGGCCTTGGCTTCTGGATGGGTTCCCGCTTCCTCACAGACGGTGAGGTCAATGTTGGCCAGGTCCTGACTGTGTTGATGGCTATCCTGATCGGTTCGTTCAGTTTGGGTAACGTCAGCCCTAACGCTCAGGCATTCACCAACGCTGTCGCCGCCGCTGTCAAGATCTACGGTACAATTGACCGCCCCTCGCCCCTGGATCCTTATTCCGAAGAAGGTGAGAAGCTTGAGCATTTTGAGGGCAACATTGAGTTCCGTGACATCAAGCACATCTACCCTTCGCGACCAGAAGTCACTGTCATGGATGGTGTTTCTCTTAGCATGCCTGCCGGAAAGACGACTGCCTTGGTGGGCCCGTCTGGCTCTGGAAAGAGTACTGTTGTCGGACTCGTTGAGCGCTTCTATTTCCCCGTAGGGGGCTCTGTTCTGTTGGACGGCCATGATATCTCGACTCTCAACCTTCGTTGGTTGCGTCAGCAAATTTCGCTGGTCAGCCAAGAACCTGTTCTCTTCGGCACTACGATCTATCACAACATTCGTTATGGTCTCATTGGAACCAAATTCGAGCAAGAATCCGAGGAAAAGATCCGAGAGCTGATCGAGAATGCGGCTAGAATGGCCAATGCGCATGATTTCATCACGGCACTTCCCGAAGGATATGAGACCAACGTTGGTCAGCGCggctttttgctttctggTGGACAGAAGCAGCGTATCGCCATCGCGCGTGCTATCGTGAGCGACCCCAAGATTCTTCTCCTCGATGAAGCCACATCTGCGCTGGATACGAAATCCGAGGGCGTCGTACAAGCAGCACTGGACCGAGCTGCTGAAGGTCGAACCACTATCGTGATTGCCCACCGCCTGTCTACTATCAAGACGGCGCACAACATCGTTGTCATGGTTAATGGCAAGATTGTAGAGCAAGGAAACCACAACGAGCTTGTCAGCCGTAAGGGTACCTACCACAGTCTTGTTGAGGCCCAGCGTATCAACGAGGAAAAGGACGCGGAAGCCCTGGCTGCCGacgaggatgtggatgaggaagatttCTCCAAACAGGAAATTGCGCGCATCAAGTCTGCCAGCAGTGGATCTGGCTCtctcgatgatgaggatgagaagtcCTTCGCCGGGAATGGACTGAACCGCAGTGGAACGCACAAGTCCATCTCCAGCGCCATTCTTTCTAAGCGGGAGCCCGAGGTGGCTCGGAAGTACTCCCTTTGGACGTTGGTCAAATTCATCGCCTCTTTCAATCGCCCTGAGCTTAAGTATATGCTGATTGGCTTGGTCTTCGCCGTCCTTTCCGGTGGTGGCCAGCCGACTCAGGCTGTGCTCTACGCCAAAGCTATCAGTACACTTTCGTTGCCTACTAGCGAGGCCGCCAAAATCCGTCACGATGGGGCTTTTTGGGCTCTGATGTTCTTCGTTGTCGGAATTGCTCAGTTTATCAATCTTTCCATCAATGGTGCCGCATTTGCCGTCTGCTCAGAGCGACTGATTCGCCGCGCCCGTAGCATGGCCTTCAGGTCGATTCTTCGCCAGGATATAACCTTCTTTGACCGAGAGGAAAATAGCACTGGTGCGCTCACATCATTCCTTTCGACGGAGACTAAGCATCTTTCTGGTGTCAGTGGCGCGACCTTGGGAACTATTCTCATGACCAGCACTACTCTCGGCGCAGCTATGATCATTTCTTTATCTATCGGATGGAAACTGGCTCTGGTTTGTATCTCTGTGGTCCCTGTCCTTCTGGGTTGTGGTTTCTACCGTTTCTACATGCTTGCAAGATTCCAACAACGATCCAAGACTGCCTATGAGGGTTCTGCAAGCTATGCTTGCGAAGCGACATCTGCTATTCGCACTGTCGCCTCCCTCACTCGGGAGCAGGATGTCTGGGCAATGTACCATTCTCAGCTGGAGGACCAGGGCCGGAAGAGTTTGATATCCGTGCTGAAGTCTTCTATCCTCTATGCATGCTCGCAAgctcttgttttcttctgtgTTGCACTCGGCTTCTGGTATGGAGGTACTCTCCTCGGCCATCACGAGTACTCAGTCTTTCGCTTCTTTGTCTGCTTCTCCGAAATCCTGTTCGGCGCCCAGTCCGCTGGTActgtcttctccttctctcctgaCATGGGCAAGGCGAAGAACGCTGCAGCTGAGTTCCGGAGACTGTTTGACCGGAAGCCAGAGATTGACACATGGTCCGAAGAGGGCGAGCAGCTCGAATCTGTGGAAGGTGAGATTGAGTTCAAGAATGTGCACTTCCGGTACCCTACCCGGGCCGAGCAGCCTGTCCTGCGAGGCCTGAACCTGACCGTCAAGCCTGGACAATACATTGCCCTCGTCGGGCCCAGTGGATGTGGCAAGAGTACGACAATTGCGCTCCTCGAGCGCTTCTACGATGCCATTTCTGGCAAGGTTCTTATTGATGGAAAGGATATCACTCAGATCAATGTGAACTCATACCGCAGTTTCTTGTCGCTCGTCAGCCAGGAACCCACTCTGTACCAAGGCACCATCAAGGAGAACATTTTGTTGGGAGTCCGCGGTGAAGATGTGACGGAGGAGCAACTGGTGAAGGCTTGCAAGGATGCCAATATTTATGACTTTATCATGTCCCTGCC TGAGGGTTTCAATACTGTTGTCGGTAGCAAAGGAGGCATGCTGTCCGGAGGTCAGAAGCAGCGTGTGGCGATCGCACGTGCCTTGATCCGGGATCCTCGAGTGCTTCTTCTGGATGAAGCCACCTCTGCTCTCGATTCCGAGTCCGAGAAGGTTGTCCAAGCTGCATTGGATGCTGCGGCTAAGGGCAGAACCACGATCGCCGTCGCACACCGTCTGAGTACGATCCAGAAGGCCGATATCATCTATGTTTTCGACCAGGGGAAGATTGTCGAAAGCGGAACCCACCAAGAGTTGATCCGGATCAAAGGCCGTTATTACGAGCTGGTTAATTTGCAGAGCCTGGACGGTGGCCACTAA
- a CDS encoding SWI5/SAE3 family protein (COG:L;~EggNog:ENOG410PTNP;~InterPro:IPR010760;~PFAM:PF07061) yields the protein MPPPQQATSSTTTPASDEQIQTQKDKKLSTLRASIASLHSQITETESQIEQTKAKLKNDPSTTVKRHIRLLHEYNEIKNIAQGLMGLIADARGVRQVDVQREYGLDDRD from the exons ATGccaccaccccagcaagCCACATCCTCCACTACAACCCCGGCCAGTGACGAGCAAATCCAGACCCAAAAAGACAAGAAGCTG TCCACCCTCCGCGCATCCATCGCAAGTCTACACTCCCAAATCACAGAAACAGAATCGCAGATAGAGCAGACCAAGGCCAAATTGAA AAATGACCCATCCACGACGGTTAAACGACACAttcgtcttctccatgaGTACAATGAAATCAAAAATATCGCCCAGGGTTTGATGGGTTTGATTGCCGATGCTCGTGGTGTACGGCAGGTGGACGTGCAGAGGGAGTATGGGTTGGATGATCGGGACTGA
- a CDS encoding Ytp1 family protein (COG:S;~EggNog:ENOG410PJ4V;~InterPro:IPR018827,IPR018825;~PFAM:PF10355,PF10348;~SECRETED:SignalP(1-26);~TransMembrane:11 (n11-19c24/25o48-69i76-93o105-127i139-162o182-205i217-234o246-265i277-294o300-321i342-361o381-403i)) — translation MAILSRFGPQGLLAVLLLASPALAHGGHESVPEGAAISEDPIDTTLWIHMILMGFAFGIIFPLGMVLGIVRSRWHVPLQIVGTIIAVLAYFLGHAHKGRQFSKNVHASFANTLMLMMVVQIVLGVYLKLHLSKGIHGRIRRAIVIAHGVVGKAMPVASWVQMLFGGITAMGFCRDDHLGQCLAHFIMGSAFIAYGILLTILLLVGQYWLRRTGRSQEFFDSLIIAAWGCVNTFTEHRWGGPWVHNDLQHTTMGVVWWCAGLLGIWMSRKRNGRPKRNLIPAIVILLTGYAMSAHPQTLMISTMIHSIFGYTLMAAGFTRIVEISFVLRDKDSVSPDGSDPNSFQYLTPFLLYASGFLFMGATEEQMQLLNDAGITHVSYVLILYSIAFILFLFVNVLLHIYAVHAWPESAQPPSHSRSSSAADAGEGSSRYRPTANGRLMNGHARSPSEAQHLHDAEEFELQGLISDEEDDAKDTHAMGPRKTEDEENSPLVANGTAATTH, via the exons ATGGCGATTTTGAGTCGATTCGGGCCCCAAGGGTTGCTAGCAGTCCTACTGCTTGCTTCCCCGGCTCTGGCCCATGGGGGCCATGAAAGTGTCCCCGAGGGTGCCGCCATCTCCGAGGATCCGATT GACACAACACTATGGATACACATGATTCTTATGGGTTTCGCCTTTGGCATTATTTTCCCCTTGGGCATGGTTCTTGGG ATTGTACGCTCGCGCTGGCATGTCCCCCTCCAAATTGTCGGAACAATTATCGCTGTGCTCGCATACTTCCTCGGACATGCTCACAAAGGCCGCCAGTTCTCGAAGAACGTCCACGCATCCTTCGCGAACACACTGATGCTCATGATGGTGGTACAGATCGTCCTCGGTGTCTATCTCAAGCTGCACCTTTCCAAGGGAATTCATGGCCGGATCCGCAGGGCTATTGTGATTGCGCATGGAGTGGTCGGAAAGGCGATGCCTGTGGCGAGCTGGGTCCAGATGCTCTTTGGAGGAATCACCGCCATGGGATTCTGTCGGGATGATCATCTGGGACAGTGTCTAGCCCATTTCATCATGGGCAGCGCTTTCATCGCCTACGGTATTCTGTTGaccatccttctcctcgttggCCAGTACTGGCTGCGCCGCACTGGCCGCAGCCAGGAGTTCTTCGACTCGTTGATTATCGCTGCATGGGGATGTGTCAACACCTTCACGGAACATCGCTGGGGAGGTCCCTGGGTCCACAATGATCTGCAGCACACCACTATGGGTGTTGTCTGGTGGTGCGCCGGTCTGCTGGGTATCTGGATGAGCCGGAAGCGCAACGGCCGGCCCAAGCGGAACTTGATCCCAGCCATTGTTATTCTCCTCACTGGTTATGCTATGTCTGCCCACCCGCAGACTCTGATGATCAGCACCATGATTCACAGTATCTTCGGCTACACCTTGATGGCTGCTGGTTTCACCAGAATCGTCGAGATCTCCTTCGTGCTTCGGGACAAGGACAGTGTCAGCCCGGACGGATCCGACCCTAACAGCTTCCAATATCTCACGCCTTTC CTTCTATACGCCTCGGGTTTCCTCTTCATGGGCGCCACCGAGGAGCAGATGCAACTTCTGAACGATGCAGGCATCACCCACGTATCCTATGTCCTCATCCTCTACAGCatcgccttcatcctcttcctct TCGTCAACGTACTCCTCCACATCTACGCCGTCCACGCATGGCCCGAATCCGCACAACCGCCTTCGCACTCGCGCTCCTCCAGCGCCGCGGATGCCGGCGAGGGCTCCTCCCGCTACAGACCCACCGCCAACGGCCGCCTCATGAACGGCCACGCCCGCTCCCCCTCGGAAGCACAGCACCTGCACGACGCGGAGGAATTCGAACTCCAAGGCCTTatctccgacgaggaggatgacgccAAGGACACCCACGCCATGGGTCCGAGGAAGactgaagacgaagagaacTCTCCTTTGGTTGCTAATGGGACGGCTGCTACGACGCATTAA
- a CDS encoding E1 ubiquitin-activating protein AOS1 (COG:O;~EggNog:ENOG410PGH4;~InterPro:IPR000594,IPR035985,IPR000011;~PFAM:PF00899;~go_function: GO:0008641 - ubiquitin-like modifier activating enzyme activity [Evidence IEA];~go_process: GO:0006464 - cellular protein modification process [Evidence IEA]) — protein sequence MEPQPDSAQTISADEIALYDRQIRLWGVKAQEKLRSANILLITFKALANEVAKNLVLAGIGSLTIVDHEVVTEEDLGAQFFINEEHLGQNRAQAAAPSVRAMNPRVLLHIDTEDIHLKQPDFFAQFDITIATELDFATYTTINAACRIANRRFYAAGLHGFYGFVFADLISHDFVIERTKSNVPSATQETPTRSILNITTKKENEKVIEMVTKREVYSPLILANTSPLPEEFTRIARKRKQVTPLLTCLRALWEYQKSSGGALPTFSHQDLELFTKHARDCHQELKLDITTLDAGFLRTFLQNLGSELSPVAACVGGYLAQDVINVLSAREHPLQNMLLFDGERSAAPIYPLHPFFPPEVESAVPPVVPVVQAIPLDGEPASALSMPSR from the exons ATGGAGCCACAGCCCGATTCAGCTCAGACTATCAGCGCTG ACGAGATAGCTCTGTATGATCGCCAGATCCGCCTCTGGGGAGTTAAAGCCCAGGAAAA ACTCCGATCCGcgaacatcctcctcatcactttCAAGGCGCTGGCGAACGAAGTTGCGAAGAATCTAGTATTGGCAGGCATTGGCTCCTTGACCATCGTTGATCATGAGGTGGTGACAGAAGAGGACTTGGGCGCGCAATTTTTCATCAACGAGGAACATTTGGGTCAAAAT CGCGCGCAAGCGGCAGCGCCCTCTGTCCGCGCCATGAACCCGCGTGTTCTGCTTCACATTGACACAGAAGACATCCACCTCAAACAGCCCGACTTCTTCGCCCAATTCGATATCACCATCGCAACCGAGCTTGACTTTGCTAcatacaccaccatcaatgcGGCCTGTCGCATCGCAAACCGTCGCTTCTATGCTGCCGGACTGCACGGATTCTACGGCTTCGTGTTCGCCGATCTGATCTCGCACGATTTCGTGATTGAGCGGACCAAGTCCAACGTCCCATCCGCCACGCAGGAAACCCCGACCCGCAGTATCCTAAACATCACcacaaagaaagagaacgaGAAGGTCATCGAAATGGTGACCAAGCGCGAAGTGTATTCCCCGCTGATCCTCGCCAACACCTCGCCACTTCCCGAGGAGTTCACCCGAATCGCACGCAAGCGCAAACAAGTAACACCTCTCCTCACCTGTCTCCGCGCATTATGGGAATATCAGAAATCATCCGGCGGCGCCCTGCCCACATTCTCCCACCAAGACCTGGAACTTTTCACCAAACACGCTCGCGACTGTCATCAGGAACTCAAGCtcgacatcaccaccctggACGCCGGGTTCCTGCGCACCTTCCTCCAGAACCTGGGAAGTGAATTGAGCCCCGTAGCCGCATGCGTAGGCGGCTATCTTGCCCAGGACGTGATCAACGTCTTGAGCGCACGAGAACACCCCCTCCAGAACATGCTCCTCTTCGACGGAGAACGCTCCGCCGCTCCCATCTACCCCTTAcaccctttcttccctccggAAGTTGAGAGCGCCGTTCCACCCGTGGTTCCAGTTGTCCAAGCTATCCCGTTGGATGGCGAGCCAGCCTCGGCACTTTCAATGCCCTCCCGCTAA
- a CDS encoding uncharacterized protein (COG:S;~EggNog:ENOG410PMBB), with protein MSGNYDYPPASRRPSRGARTNERQQQQQQQQQQQPPLNRLQHLRELLTSERNRGDLAFARAVETLNQEMDDYRSSRFWDRSSFEQARAALDQHMQQLQERTRQSRANTGSSGPPVRPRPGVPRLQPLSAPVANPDESASDPSRSDSRTPRPRAGRGSDRPNRLRRPRDSNTSSLLDTPVPHLDSPTAMPQQVEDEHQLDRARTKRRKLDTDDNREGLQGFRYGQYGQVVPGALRMELTSCDGGRYEPHGESSWPENILGNDASVYCTKSDRCNLVLKHQGESPFCLKKIVIKAPKSCYNSPVREGMVFVSMSCDEVLARTAAFEVQWESTRPFARHLPGGMQPSQEYLNAYRPPLQSLGRGPVIDPSSDSESDSTDDPGAVEPSASNVPDPTSEFRVTTEYSAQSDVRHDRLDHMDDDDLISLTDTDSMPLGRMDEDNTICSDSEMSLSDDDSNVSTFTRRQRELSRRIRAMRRRYVAEREGQPRRRPYLAMPTPGLRPEGTLGSESPQLMKPHARFSIERNKSMVSIKFDPPPYVASHYTSLNKYTSVSNQLIQLRTIYPRQTMESSQRQKHRHPKHHRLRLCRDQILPCFEFQVNQTSGISLFFSSPSSSLLLNQIIPECYLGLLL; from the exons ATG TCGGGAAATTACGACTATCCTCCTGCCTCTCGCCGTCCTTCTCGTGGAGCTCGAACCAATGagcgacaacaacagcagcagcagcagcagcagcagcagcctccgcTAAATCGTTTACAGCATCTCCGGGAGCTCTTAACATCGGAGCGTAACCGCGGTGACCTCGCCTTCGCCCGTGCTGTGGAGACCTTAAACCAAGAGATGGACGATTACCGCTCTTCTCGCTTCTGGGACCGTTCTAGCTTTGAGCAAGCCAGGGCAGCTCTCGACCAGCATATGCAACAGCTCCAGGAACGAACGAGACAAAGCCGTGCCAATACGGGCAGCTCAGGGCCACCGGTGCGTCCGCGTCCAGGAGTACCAAGACTGCAGCCTTTGAGTGCTCCAGTGGCGAACCCAGACGAAAGCGCTTCCGATCCCTCACGTTCTGATAGCAGAACTCCAAGGCCCCGAGCTGGTAGGGGTAGCGACCGACCTAATCGTCTGAGGCGGCCCAGAGATTCCAatacttcctctctcctAGATACGCCGGTCCCTCACTTAGACTCTCCCACCGCCATGCCTCAACAGGTAGAAGATGAACACCAGTTGGACCGTGCAAGGACGAAACGTCGAAAGCTTGACACAGATGATAATAGAGAAGGATTACAGGGCTTCCGCTACGGTCAATATGGCCAGGTGGTGCCTGGGGCACTCAGGATGGAGTTGACTAGCTGCGATGGGGGAAGATATGAGCCGCATGGCGAGAGCTCATGGCCAGAGAACATACTTGGCAATGACGCTTCCGTATACTGTACGAAATCTGATCGCTGCAATCTTGTTCTGAAGCACCAGGGGGAGTCTCCGTTCTgcctgaagaagattgtAATCAAAGCGCCAAAATCATGCTACAACTCCCC GGTCCGGGAAGGCATGGTTTTCGTATCAATGTCATGTGATGAAGTCCTAGCCCGTACAGCTGCTTTCGAAGTGCAATGGGAATCAACTCGGCCCTTCGCGCGGCATTTACCCGGCGGAATGCAACCATCCCAGGAGTATCTAAATGCATATCGACCTCCGCTGCAAAGCTTAGGTCGGGGCCCAGTTATTGACCCCTCCTCGGATTCAGAATCAGATAGTACTGATGACCCCGGCGCTGTAGAACCTAGTGCTAGCAATGTGCCAGACCCCACGTCTGAATTTCGAGTCACAACCGAGTACAGTGCGCAGTCCGACGTACGTCATGATCGTCTTGACCATAtggacgacgacgacctGATTTCCCTTACGGATACCGATAGCATGCCCCTAGGGCGGATGGACGAGGACAACACAATATGCTCGGACAGTGAGATGAGCTTAAGCGACGATGATTCAAATGTCAGCACATTTACACGACGCCAGCGAGAGCTATCACGACGAATTCGAGCTATGCGTCGCCGCTATGTCGCAGAGCGAGAGGGCCAACCAAGGCGACGACCATACCTAGCCATGCCAACACCAGGTCTGCGCCCTGAAGGCACACTTGGCTCAGAGTCTCCTCAACTAATGAAACCACATGCTCGCTTTTCCATTGAGCGCAATAAAAGCATGGTCAGCATTAAATTCGATCCACCTCCGTATGTTGCTTCCCACTATACTTCTCTCAATAAGTATACATCAGTCTCTAACCAATTGATACAGCTCAGGACGATATATCCTCGTCAAACTATGGAGTCCTCACAGCGGCAAAAACATAGACATCCAAAGCATCATCGCCTACGGCTATGCCGGGACCAGATTCTTCCCTGCTTTGAGTTTCAGGTAAACCAAACCAGTGggatttctctttttttctcttccccttcttcctcccttcttctgAATCAAATCATACCAGAATGTTATCTGGGTCTGCTACTGTAG